TTCAAAAGTTAAAGTTTCCAGATGGTTACGTGTCCAACTTGTCTAGGTGCGTTGATTTAAACAGTTTAAAGATGATGGGCATGAAAAGTCATGATTGTCATGTCTTCATGCAACGACTTTTGCCAATTGCTCTTCGGGAGCTTCTTCCGGCAGAAGTGTGGGAGCCTTTAACAGAGTTGAGTATATTCTTCAGAGAGTTAACCGCCACATCGCTGAAAAAGGCAGATCTTCAGAGATTAGAGCTTGATATCCCGAAGATACTGTGCAAGTTGGAACGTATATTTCCGCCGAGTTTTTTTGATTCGATGGAACATCTCCCCGTACACCTTCCatacgaagctatgatggcaggacctGTTCAGTATCGTTGGATGTATCCGTTTGAAAGGTGATATATTTAAAGTTCTATTTCGTCAACCGATAATTAggtaaattaactaattatatgaTTATGCAGATACCTgagaaaactcaaaaataaggTTTCGAATAAAGGCAGAGTGGAAGGAAGCATTAGCAGCGGATATCTACTGGAGGAAACAGCAAAATTTGCATCTTTTTATTTCAAGGATGGTGATCCGATGGTACCATGTCGGatgcaaagaaatgaagtttgcGAAATGGACGTTGATGATGATTTCGACagattaaatattttcaaaccaaaagggCGACCTGTAGGTGCTTGTCGGAACAGATATCTGGATGATGCTGAATATGTTGCTGCCCGAAGCTACATCCTTTTGAATTGCCCTGAAATCGAACCTTACAGAGAGTAAGTcttaatatacaaatttaagTTCAGTATTGAAGAATTTGATACAAATTGTATTAATTCGCTCGTATTCTTGTGAAAAGAGTTTTTGAAGGTGAGTTGTATGAATTCAACCCCGAAATTACACAGACCGAAGTTGTAGTCAAATTGGAGAGGGAATTCGCCTTTTGGTTCGAGCAATATGTAAGTATTAATGTTGTTTTACCGTCGTAGTTGTATATTATATTATCGTGTTGATCCGTATAATAATTGTGCTACAGGTGAAAGACCCAACTGTTAGTACCAATCCCTATATTCTAAGTCTTGCAAAGGGACCGCTTAGATCGGTCAAAACATTCAAGGGGTACTGTGTGAACGGGTTTAAATTCAATACTGAAGAATATGGGGAGGATCGGGTCACAATGAATAGCGGAGTCTGTGTAAAAGGATCACTCTACGGCCCAGCTGAAAGcgacttttatggagtgttgACTGACATtattgagttagagtatccagctctaCCAATAAAGAGGAcggttttatttaaatgtaattggtttGATCCTACAAAAACGGTTGGTATGTTAGTCCATCCTCGGTATAACATAGTGGATGTTAATCACAGAAGGAGATACAACAAATATGAACCTTTCATTTTAGCTGAACAGTCCGACCAAGTACATTACTTACCTTATCCTAGCAAAAAGCGGGACAAGAAAGATTGGTGGGCAGTATGCAAGATAAAAGCTCGCTCTGAGCTAGACATGCCTGAAACAACTGTTCCAGCTTTCCAAGATGATAGTGCAGAACATCCGCTCGATGTCATAACGAATGACGACCCGACGAATTTAGTTGATCCGAATGGCGAGGCGGACGAGGCTGCACTACACAACCCTCCAATAGTAGATACGGAAGATGATTATCCaccatcctcatcagacgatgATGACATTGGAGCGGAAGATGATATAGAAATTGCATGATTTGTTTTAATGTTATTTCTGTagaattttgacttttatttacgTTTGTTGATGTagtaactttattttgttaaaaaattatgtgttatggtttttataatagatgtgattatttttttcttgtcgaatattgttttgtaatttgttttgcAGATATGAGAGGTTCAGGTTCTTCTTCTGCCGGCCGAGGCCGGGGTAGGGACACTGGTCAGGGACGTGGACGTGGACGTGGACGTGGCGACCCAGAGCAGGATCCACTTGAGAGCTCGGATCCAGGGGCTGAGCAGCAGGTGCTGGCGGGTAGACCCGCACCGCGGAGAGCGGCGAGACAGCCGCAGGACCAGCCGCCAGCTACGGACGAGACTGGGAGGATTAGAGTTACACCTGATGCTGGAAGGTATGATTGACaactttttttaaacaaatattatttcaaaaatgtgaaaattgACGTTTTTGTAACATACAGAGAAAGGTTACTAGATAGCAGGAACGACAGCGGGAGCGCATCGAGGGCGATCTTGCCCATTTTCCGATCTAGCTGGTTCCCTGAGGGTTCCTCGTGGAAGAAGCTGACAGCAGAGCATAAGGACTTCTACTTCGAGGAGTTCAAGgttgttaaattaaaattttaaatatatgttttactgtctttttgatttctaattgtttttattaattaatggtttGCAGAAGGGTTTTTGCTGGGACTCCACCCACCCTGAGGACCTGATTAGAGGGGTCTTCTACCGACATGCGGCTAATCGGTACAAAGATACTCTCCACAACATGAAGCCAGATAAAAAAGAGGGCAGTGTCAGTGCTGATACTTGGGCGTCGTGGAAGCGAGACTGGGATACTGCTGATGCTAAGAAGAAGTCTGAGGTAGCACGAGCTAATCGGCTGAGTGAGCCGTCCGGAGCTGGCACCGGACCGGTTCGACATACCGCAGGATCGAGATCGGCTACGAGGCATAAGACAGTTATGGTAAGGTTTTAATATTACTAATCGTTATATATTCTAATTATCTACTAATTaactttttcatttcatatgaTAGACTGAGGAGCTCGGTCGAGAGCCAACTTTAGCTGAGTTGCATGTACGGTTGCACCTGACCAAGGCTGATCGGACTGTCTTCGTTGACAAGAGATCAAAGGATAAAAACgtaagtttattttaaccttAAGTGACTGCTTACtatgatataaatataactttatataGTGAGTTGTTTATAGGATGTTTACGTGTTTGTTGTGGGTGTTGTGATTGCTATTTCGTATTGTTGAACAGAGTTGTCTGTAGTTgttgcaggatgtccctgaaaaatgggtgatgatctaattttagagaaaatgctgccgaattttagttagaaatgtaggtttaaagtaatatttgtgaagtatttttataaagttttactaaactataaatttgtatttttattctcaGGACCGTTTCCAGGCAGAGCTTGCTGCAGCGACCCAGTCTCAGGCGGCTGGAGAAGGGAGTTCGTCGACTCCAGAGCCGATCGACGAGAACGAGCTGTTTTTGTCTCTCGAGGCAATCAAGAAGCAGCGAGTCTACGGTATTGGTTCGGCTTCAGCATCCTACATCGGCCAGAGCAGCCGATTGCGCCGCGGCGGATCATCCCAGTCACAGCAGCAGGCGGTCGTTAGTGAGGAGATCGAGCAGCGCATTGCTAGAGAGGTTGAGGAGCGACTCGAGCAGCGGATgcgtactgtggaggcgggttttgaagagcgggtcgagcagcggatccgtactgtggaggcgggtttcgacgagcggatccgtactgagcTTGCGCGACTGATGACTACACTCCCACCGGAGTTACGACCGCAGTTTCCcccacctccacctccaccgGCTGACGACACTACTAGTTTGGAGTAGTATAGTATTTGGACTTGGATTTTTATACTACAGTTTGCATATTTTGACTTATTTAGTATTTATCGAATTGTATACTTTTTTaccgtttatttatatataacggtttcggtttatgtttatttgttgTTGTCTATCGTGTATGTCTGTGATTAGTTAACGGGTCTATTAAAAAACAGGGAAATTCAAAAAATGCCGAAAAACGGGAATTTTCTgccgaaaaaataaaaaattagcgacCACATATgagcttttagcgacggattttccgtcgctatattcctcaaaaaaaataaaattggactcattagcgacggaaagtccgtcgctaattagtcCAATTTAGCGActacaattagcgacggattattccGTCGctactttagcgacggaataatcCGTCGATAATGTGTCGGTATTTGGTCGGCTAGCCCGACCAAAATACCGACTGAACAAGGTCATATTaccgacggaaattccgtcggtaatttAGCGACAGTTCTCTTTTTTGGGTCGCTAAATGATTAGCGACCCAAAATTTACCGACGGaaaaaatccgtcggtaatccgtcgctaaccttatgtagcgacggattttagccaatcagcgacggaaatttccgtcgctgaTTGGCAAATTTCTTGTAGTGTGCCTTACAGAATGATCAATAAGATTGAAGACAAAAACTGGCATAGAGGGAGATATTGGGGTGTTGATGAGTAGGGTAAAAAGAAAGTTACATGGAATCAACAGGTTTTAGAGAATTTTAATGGAAGATCCTAATTGAATATGCCATCTCATACCCTTTTTTAGAAGGGAAAGGCCATCCATGAGTCTACGCCGATCCCAAGATGCTCTATGGCCAATAGAAGCATCAATAAAAGAGccattttgaaaatatttttcttttgagaaTATGAAATAGCAGAGACTCTTGATTGTGCATGATTCTCCAGACTTGCTTGTCAAGTAAAGTTAGGTTAAAACCCTCCAAATCCTTAAATCCTAGACTTCCTACCCATTTACTTTGATTCATTCTAGACCATAAAATCTATGAAATTTTACATTCATCTCCTTGCGGACCTCACTAGAATTGTGAtataatttgttgatttttgtGGCAAAGATATTTTGGGATAAGGAAGCACATCATAACATAAATTGGTATTGTTGTGGCCACAACTTTGATTAAACTTTCTTTAACTGCTAATGATAAAAAGATGCTTTTCCATCCTTTAAACTTAAATGGGATTGGTCTAATAATCTAAAAAGATAGCCCTAAATACTTTTCTTGAATATCTTGGTGAGTGACTTGAGCTAAGTTTGCGTATAAAGTTTTATGAAACTGATAAAAAGACAAgtgattttgtaaaattaataaattgtcTATTATGAGTACCATATGTAGTTAATAAGTTTTGGATTTCTGTTATATTTGAGTTTGAAACTTTGAAAAAGATAATTGTATCATTATCAAATAGATGATGGGTCAAAATAGGGCTATGTTAGGAGAATATGAtacattttagcgaattagatTGAGCCGCAAGGCTTAAAAGATGAGAAAGACCTTCTGAGACAAGGGGTTTCATTACCTAAACCTCGACCAGGAGTAAAATAACCATGGTTTTTTCCATTAATGCGAATGAAGTATGATACTGAAAAGATAAACTtcataatccaatttataaatgaCAGATTAAAATCTCAAGTTTAAAGCATTGAAATAAGAGAAGACCATTGTAGTCTGTCATATGTTTTACTGACATCTAATTTCAAGGTCATataatgtttcttcttttttcgaaatcaattttaaacttataaaattaattggaaaatctcaaaaaaaaattaattaagtcaaaacaaaattatttttaaaaaatcattcaTTTTAAGTTGGACGATTTCTCTCTAACCTTCATCGTGTACATCAATACAATCTAAAAAACCTAtatcaaaatcataatttttagagaaaataataaaaaagtcaCATTAATGACTCACTATTTCACATAAtgcaatattaattaatttgtttactGTATTATAATTTTCCTTTCACAAAATACCAACTTCTATTGTTGCTTTTCAACCAACAATACCTTCCTCCCAAACCAACACGTGTCCACTACATGTGTCCTATATAATAAAGAGAAATGATAAAAAAGACCAAAAAAGCCCTTGCATATAAAAAGACCCCTGCATAAAAAAAGGACTAAACATGTCCACTAACTTACCAAATTTAAAGTGCACCACCTGCTATAATGAATGACCCGTGCATCACGCGCGTGTCATTCTTAACAAAGGTGCACCTGAcacacttttttttatttttttaatataaattatatatttatatgtttatttaaattgtaaaaaaaattatttattttatataaattttaaaaatattaattttaattttaattttaaaaatataaatatattactcttttttttatatcttcaatacatatttgatacgtcTCTCATATactgtataatatatttttccgatttatatattttttataaatattcaattatttgaacttattttcttattttttatatattttattatatatatatttttttatacttatttgatacatttttgagaggtgtcaaaatatttttatattatatatatatatatatatatatatatatatatatatatatatatatatatcttttatacatatttgatacatctccgatacatgataggtaaattttttaaatttatttaatagatacatcttgatacatttaattgtaattcgaatatattttaatacatctctgatacacaatttatatatgatagatacatatttgatacattaattgaattaactgactaattcgattagttcgtttttatatttagaaaaggTTATcaacatatatgtaataatactaattaaaatgaaccaaatatttattgttttatatatatttgattggTTTGTTTTTATGCTTTGACCGGAAACCCTAGGTGGAAGGAAGGAAAAAGACGAGTAGAAGTgcaaaatatttgataaatatttgatacatctccgatatatatttgatgCATCTCAAATACATATGTGATacattttcaatatttaatttacacgtgatattaatcaaaaaaaatattaacaagatagatacattttttaaatgtacttaatagatacatcgctgatacataatttatttatggtagatacattttttaaatgtacgtaatagatacatcgctgaatattaaaat
This region of Mercurialis annua linkage group LG1-X, ddMerAnnu1.2, whole genome shotgun sequence genomic DNA includes:
- the LOC126664482 gene encoding uncharacterized protein LOC126664482; translated protein: MRGSGSSSAGRGRGRDTGQGRGRGRGRGDPEQDPLESSDPGAEQQVLAGRPAPRRAARQPQDQPPATDETGRIRVTPDAGRERLLDSRNDSGSASRAILPIFRSSWFPEGSSWKKLTAEHKDFYFEEFKKGFCWDSTHPEDLIRGVFYRHAANRYKDTLHNMKPDKKEGSVSADTWASWKRDWDTADAKKKSEVARANRLSEPSGAGTGPVRHTAGSRSATRHKTVMTEELGREPTLAELHVRLHLTKADRTVFVDKRSKDKNDRFQAELAAATQSQAAGEGSSSTPEPIDENELFLSLEAIKKQRVYGIGSASASYIGQSSRLRRGGSSQSQQQAVVSEEIEQRIAREVEERLEQRMRTVEAGFEERVEQRIRTVEAGFDERIRTELARLMTTLPPELRPQFPPPPPPPADDTTSLE